Proteins encoded by one window of Rouxiella chamberiensis:
- a CDS encoding Zn-dependent oxidoreductase encodes MKSIVIQQPGKLMIETRPLPHPAAGEVRVKVSYAGICGSDVHIYHGHNPFAKYPRVIGHEFFGYIDAVGEGVDSARIGERVVIDPVVSCGHCYPCSVGRPNVCSELNVIGVHRDGGFSDYAVAPAGNAYSVPETIPDSLASMVEPFTIAANITAFLKPTPQDTALIYGAGPMGLTVIQVLKGVYGVQNVIVADRIEERLQMACDNGADRAINNRQQSVADALAAESIRPTLVVDAACHPAILQEAIHVASPAARIGMMGFSGEPSSITQQSITSKEISLFSSRLNSHRFPQVIEWMSQGKIHPEKLVTHCMPGEDVEAAMTLFEKDQRACCKVLLKF; translated from the coding sequence ATGAAAAGTATCGTTATCCAGCAACCGGGCAAGCTTATGATTGAAACCCGTCCGCTGCCGCACCCTGCCGCTGGCGAAGTGCGGGTCAAAGTCAGCTATGCCGGGATCTGCGGCTCTGACGTGCACATCTATCACGGCCATAATCCCTTTGCCAAATATCCGCGGGTGATAGGTCATGAGTTTTTCGGCTACATCGACGCCGTGGGCGAAGGCGTTGATAGCGCGCGTATTGGCGAGCGGGTCGTCATCGACCCCGTTGTCAGCTGCGGCCATTGTTATCCGTGTTCTGTAGGTCGTCCGAATGTCTGCAGCGAATTAAACGTCATCGGCGTGCACCGCGACGGCGGTTTCAGCGATTATGCCGTCGCACCTGCGGGCAACGCCTATAGCGTGCCCGAAACTATTCCCGACTCGCTTGCCAGCATGGTCGAGCCATTTACCATTGCGGCCAATATCACCGCCTTTCTCAAGCCGACACCGCAGGACACGGCGCTGATTTATGGCGCGGGGCCAATGGGACTCACGGTGATTCAGGTGCTGAAAGGAGTTTACGGCGTGCAGAACGTCATCGTCGCCGACCGCATCGAAGAGCGCCTGCAAATGGCGTGTGACAACGGCGCAGACCGGGCCATCAATAATCGGCAGCAGTCCGTTGCCGACGCGCTGGCAGCAGAATCGATTCGCCCGACGCTGGTTGTCGATGCCGCCTGTCACCCCGCAATTTTGCAAGAGGCGATTCATGTCGCTTCACCGGCCGCGCGCATCGGCATGATGGGGTTCTCGGGCGAGCCGAGCAGCATTACGCAGCAAAGTATTACCAGCAAGGAAATTTCGCTGTTCTCTTCACGGCTCAACAGCCATCGTTTCCCGCAGGTCATCGAGTGGATGTCGCAGGGAAAAATTCATCCCGAGAAGCTGGTAACACACTGCATGCCCGGAGAAGACGTCGAAGCTGCGATGACGCTGTTCGAAAAAGATCAGCGGGCCTGCTGCAAGGTGTTGTTGAAGTTTTAA
- the baeR gene encoding two-component system response regulator BaeR, with the protein MNEFATAEHKPLKILIVEDEPKLGQLLVDYLQAAGYATEWLTNGNDVLPLVQSNPPTMILLDLMLPGSSGLSICRDIRQFSDIPIMMVTAKTEEIDRLLGLEIGADDYICKPYSPREVVARVKTILRRCYRPNEPLADGVGLHIDEGCFQAHYQGVELDLTPAEFRLLKTLSIKPGYVFTREALLNNLYDDYRVVTDRTIDSHIKNLRRKLEAIDGDKAFIRAVYGVGYRWEADPCRLT; encoded by the coding sequence ATGAACGAATTCGCCACTGCAGAGCACAAGCCGCTCAAAATTCTCATCGTCGAAGATGAACCCAAACTCGGTCAACTGCTGGTCGATTATTTGCAGGCCGCCGGTTATGCCACCGAATGGCTGACCAATGGCAACGATGTGCTGCCGCTGGTGCAAAGCAATCCTCCGACCATGATCCTGCTCGACCTGATGTTACCGGGCAGCAGCGGCCTGAGTATCTGTCGCGATATTCGCCAGTTTTCCGACATTCCCATCATGATGGTCACGGCAAAGACGGAAGAAATCGACCGCCTGCTCGGGCTTGAAATCGGCGCGGATGATTACATCTGCAAACCCTACAGCCCGCGTGAAGTCGTGGCGCGCGTCAAAACCATTCTTCGACGCTGCTATCGCCCCAATGAGCCGCTGGCCGATGGCGTGGGACTGCATATCGACGAAGGCTGTTTTCAGGCACATTATCAGGGCGTCGAGCTGGATCTGACGCCCGCCGAATTCCGCCTCCTCAAGACCCTGTCCATCAAGCCGGGCTACGTCTTTACCCGCGAAGCGCTGCTCAATAATCTTTATGATGACTACCGCGTGGTGACCGACCGAACCATCGACAGCCACATCAAAAATCTGCGCCGCAAACTTGAGGCCATCGACGGCGACAAGGCGTTTATTCGCGCGGTGTATGGCGTAGGGTATCGCTGGGAAGCCGACCCCTGCCGACTGACCTGA
- the yegS gene encoding lipid kinase YegS, with amino-acid sequence MKATAQALLILNGKGASNEELREAVYDMRAEGIDLAVRVTWEHGDAERYVAEALELGVETVIAGGGDGTINEVAAALASSSVRPLPALGILPLGTANDFATSCNIPLEMSAALKLAIHGRAADIDIACVNDKRYFINMATGGFGTRITTETPEKLKSALGGVSYFIHGLLRMDTLKADRCKITGPDFDWDGEALVIGIGNGRQAGGGQEICPDALINDGLLQLRLLTSEELLPSFLRSLLDGEENKNIISTSLPWLEITAPHDMTFNLDGEPLTGTHFRIDIVPNALQCRLPPHCALLG; translated from the coding sequence ATGAAAGCTACAGCACAGGCATTGCTGATCTTAAATGGAAAAGGCGCGAGCAACGAAGAGCTCCGCGAGGCCGTTTACGATATGCGTGCCGAAGGTATTGATCTCGCCGTTCGCGTGACCTGGGAACACGGGGATGCCGAACGTTATGTTGCCGAAGCGCTGGAACTTGGCGTAGAAACGGTGATTGCCGGCGGCGGTGACGGCACCATCAATGAAGTGGCAGCGGCGCTGGCCAGCTCTTCCGTGCGTCCCCTGCCTGCGCTTGGCATTCTGCCTCTGGGCACCGCCAATGATTTCGCCACCAGCTGCAACATTCCGCTCGAGATGAGCGCGGCGCTTAAACTGGCTATTCACGGCCGTGCGGCCGATATCGACATCGCCTGCGTTAATGACAAACGTTACTTCATCAACATGGCAACCGGCGGTTTTGGCACGCGCATCACCACTGAAACCCCCGAAAAACTAAAATCCGCGCTGGGCGGCGTTTCGTATTTCATTCACGGCCTGTTGAGAATGGACACGCTGAAAGCCGACCGCTGCAAAATTACCGGTCCCGATTTCGACTGGGACGGCGAAGCGCTGGTCATTGGTATCGGCAATGGTCGTCAGGCGGGCGGCGGTCAGGAAATCTGCCCCGATGCGCTTATCAATGACGGGCTGCTGCAACTGCGCCTGCTGACCTCCGAAGAGTTGCTGCCGTCTTTCCTGCGCAGCCTGCTTGACGGCGAAGAGAACAAGAACATCATTTCGACGTCGCTGCCCTGGCTCGAGATTACCGCCCCGCACGACATGACCTTCAATCTCGACGGCGAACCGCTGACCGGCACGCATTTCCGCATTGATATCGTGCCGAATGCGCTGCAATGCCGACTGCCGCCACACTGCGCACTGCTGGGGTAA
- the baeS gene encoding two-component system sensor histidine kinase BaeS: MKPGITAKLFLAIFLTCSLVMVTMNWGVRMSFERGFIDYIRHGNEQRVEMISVYLEQQYGLHGNWDFLKNNDRAVYQMMHSFDQNDETSQVLPPLGWRTKFWILDDTNHRVAGSESDIPPDLIGSGRKLTHQGQFIGSVVSTPAERLTRNADINFDQQQRRTSWIIMGFTTLLAAAVTWLLSRGMLAPVKRLVKGTHQLAAGDFSSRVKVDTQDELGKLAQDFNQLATTLEKNEQMRRAFMADISHELRTPLAVLRGELEAMQDGVRKMSLESLASLQSEVAILTKLVDDLYQLSLSDAGALAYRKEETDAVHLIQLAEAGFRERFHGKQLRITSHLPEKAPVFGDPHRLSQLFNNLLENSLRYTDSGGELEIIAHRRDKFLEIFFQDSAPGLNEEQLHRIFERFYRTEGSRNRASGGSGLGLAICQNIAEAHGGKISAEHSPSGGVRMTLLLPLSLPIGQRI; encoded by the coding sequence ATGAAACCCGGAATTACCGCCAAACTGTTTCTGGCCATCTTTCTCACCTGCAGCCTTGTCATGGTCACCATGAACTGGGGCGTGCGCATGAGTTTCGAGCGCGGATTCATCGACTATATTCGCCACGGCAACGAGCAGCGGGTCGAGATGATTTCCGTGTATCTCGAGCAGCAATACGGGCTGCACGGCAACTGGGATTTCCTCAAGAACAACGATCGCGCCGTGTACCAGATGATGCACAGTTTCGATCAAAATGATGAAACCAGTCAGGTTTTGCCGCCGCTGGGCTGGCGCACCAAATTCTGGATACTCGATGACACCAATCATCGCGTGGCCGGTTCCGAATCGGATATTCCGCCCGATCTCATCGGCAGTGGGCGCAAGTTAACCCATCAGGGGCAGTTTATCGGCAGCGTGGTATCGACTCCCGCCGAACGGCTGACCCGCAACGCCGATATCAATTTTGATCAGCAGCAGCGCCGCACCAGCTGGATTATCATGGGCTTTACCACGCTGCTGGCCGCTGCCGTCACCTGGCTGCTTTCACGCGGTATGCTGGCGCCCGTCAAACGGCTGGTCAAAGGTACGCATCAGTTGGCGGCAGGCGATTTCAGCAGCCGCGTCAAGGTGGATACGCAGGACGAACTCGGCAAACTGGCGCAGGACTTTAACCAGCTTGCGACCACGCTCGAAAAAAACGAGCAGATGCGGCGGGCGTTTATGGCCGATATTTCGCACGAGCTGCGCACGCCGCTCGCGGTGCTGCGCGGTGAACTCGAGGCGATGCAGGATGGCGTGCGCAAAATGTCGCTGGAGTCGTTGGCTTCGCTGCAATCCGAAGTGGCTATCCTCACCAAGCTGGTCGACGACCTCTATCAACTTTCGCTGTCCGACGCCGGGGCGCTGGCCTATCGCAAGGAAGAAACCGACGCCGTACACCTCATTCAGCTGGCCGAAGCCGGATTTCGCGAGCGCTTTCACGGCAAGCAGCTGCGCATTACCAGTCATCTTCCCGAAAAAGCGCCTGTTTTTGGCGATCCGCATCGTCTTTCGCAGCTGTTTAACAATTTGCTGGAAAACAGCCTGCGCTATACTGACTCTGGCGGCGAACTGGAAATCATTGCCCACCGCCGCGACAAGTTTCTGGAGATTTTCTTTCAAGACAGCGCGCCGGGGCTGAATGAAGAACAGCTTCATCGCATTTTCGAGCGTTTCTACCGTACCGAAGGCTCGCGCAACCGCGCCAGCGGCGGCTCCGGGCTTGGACTGGCGATTTGCCAGAACATCGCCGAGGCGCACGGCGGAAAAATCAGTGCCGAACATTCGCCCTCCGGCGGCGTCAGGATGACCCTGCTGCTGCCGCTTTCACTGCCAATCGGACAACGCATCTAA
- a CDS encoding YegP family protein, with the protein MATGHFDLKKAKNGQFHFTLKAGNGEVILGSEMYASKASAENGITSVQNNATDEGQYEMKAGKDGQHYFVLKAKNHQVIGVSEMYTTASSAQKGMQSVVKNGSSKDIRDLTHADALSKI; encoded by the coding sequence ATGGCAACGGGTCATTTTGATCTTAAAAAAGCGAAGAATGGACAATTTCACTTTACCCTGAAGGCCGGTAATGGAGAGGTTATTCTTGGCAGCGAAATGTACGCGAGTAAAGCGTCTGCCGAAAATGGCATAACTTCTGTACAGAACAATGCGACCGATGAAGGACAATACGAAATGAAAGCGGGCAAAGACGGCCAGCACTATTTTGTCCTTAAGGCGAAAAATCACCAGGTCATCGGCGTGAGCGAAATGTACACGACGGCAAGTTCAGCACAAAAAGGCATGCAATCGGTGGTCAAAAACGGGTCAAGCAAGGACATTCGCGATCTGACTCATGCCGATGCCCTCAGTAAAATTTGA
- the yegQ gene encoding tRNA 5-hydroxyuridine modification protein YegQ translates to MRLPDAFPLQPGDLNMAMTPELLSPAGTLKNMRYAFAYGADAVYAGQPRYSLRVRNNEFSLDNLAVGIKEAHALGKKFYVVVNIAPHNAKLNTFLQDLEPIVDMAPDALIMSDPGLIMMVRDAFPQVAIHLSVQVNAVNWATVKFWQRMGLDRVILSRELSLEEIAEIRRQVPDMELEVFVHGALCMAYSGRCLLSGYINRRDPNQGTCTNACRWQYQVQEGKEDAAGNIVHQHQPVAVAPEVPTLGEGHTTERVFMLEEAQRPGEYMSASEDEHGTYIMNSKDLRAVEHVATLAQMGVHSLKIEGRTKSFYYCARTAQVYRRAIDDAVAGKAFDSSLMTTLEGLAHRGYTEGFLRRHQHQSAQNYDHGASVSDRQQLAGEFTGKRGTHNNSGWAEVEVKNRFEVGDSVEIMTPEGNVPWIIEQMHNKKGDDILIAPGNGHVIYLPLPSTLSLSFSILLRNLVNTSTRKPNL, encoded by the coding sequence ATGCGCCTGCCCGACGCGTTTCCCTTGCAACCTGGCGACCTGAACATGGCGATGACACCCGAACTCCTTTCCCCTGCCGGTACCCTCAAAAATATGCGCTACGCCTTTGCCTATGGCGCGGATGCCGTCTATGCCGGTCAACCACGCTACAGCCTGCGCGTGCGCAATAATGAATTCAGTCTCGACAACCTCGCCGTCGGCATCAAAGAAGCCCATGCGCTCGGCAAAAAATTTTACGTGGTGGTGAACATTGCGCCACACAACGCCAAGCTGAACACCTTTTTGCAGGATCTCGAACCTATCGTCGACATGGCGCCCGACGCTTTGATAATGTCGGATCCCGGCCTTATCATGATGGTGCGCGATGCCTTTCCGCAGGTTGCTATCCATCTTTCCGTACAGGTCAATGCGGTCAACTGGGCGACGGTAAAATTCTGGCAACGTATGGGGCTGGACCGCGTTATCCTCTCGCGCGAACTGTCACTCGAAGAGATAGCCGAGATTCGTCGGCAGGTACCCGACATGGAACTCGAAGTTTTTGTGCATGGCGCGCTGTGCATGGCCTATTCGGGGCGTTGCCTGTTGTCGGGCTACATCAACCGCCGTGATCCGAATCAGGGAACCTGCACCAACGCCTGCCGCTGGCAATATCAGGTGCAGGAAGGAAAAGAAGATGCCGCCGGAAATATCGTGCATCAACATCAACCGGTTGCCGTTGCACCCGAGGTCCCTACGCTCGGCGAAGGCCACACCACCGAACGGGTATTCATGCTCGAAGAGGCGCAGCGTCCCGGCGAATACATGAGCGCCTCGGAAGATGAACACGGCACCTACATCATGAATTCCAAAGATTTGCGAGCCGTAGAACACGTCGCCACGCTGGCGCAGATGGGCGTGCATTCGCTGAAAATAGAGGGTCGCACCAAATCCTTCTATTATTGCGCCCGCACCGCACAGGTGTATCGCCGCGCCATCGACGACGCCGTTGCCGGCAAGGCTTTTGATTCTTCCCTGATGACCACGCTGGAAGGCCTTGCGCATCGCGGCTATACCGAGGGGTTTTTACGTCGGCATCAGCATCAGTCGGCGCAGAATTACGACCACGGTGCTTCGGTCAGTGACCGTCAGCAACTCGCCGGTGAGTTTACGGGCAAGCGCGGCACCCATAACAACAGCGGCTGGGCCGAGGTCGAAGTTAAAAACCGTTTTGAAGTTGGCGACAGTGTTGAAATCATGACGCCTGAAGGCAATGTGCCGTGGATTATCGAACAGATGCATAATAAAAAGGGTGACGATATTTTAATCGCGCCGGGCAATGGGCATGTTATCTATTTACCTCTGCCCTCCACGCTTTCCCTAAGCTTTTCTATTTTATTACGCAATCTTGTTAATACATCAACGCGTAAACCAAACCTATAA